A stretch of Malus sylvestris chromosome 11, drMalSylv7.2, whole genome shotgun sequence DNA encodes these proteins:
- the LOC126589562 gene encoding DDT domain-containing protein PTM-like codes for MEFVGRSVKKELKGHGFFTGTVKSYAATSGLFEVIYEDGNTEELSFDEVSLLLGCGAEVDLVEAAAKPGRKPKKRRRIERKREIRGNAALGNASGFDGDLNENCNLSDGSEGKLELEQRFGGNLRENVAVSGNLNENVDSSNVVDKTLEQGTGLITNGDVNRVGNLKNGIDLNAGFNLNLNDGCDLNVDSNVGMEGVVEKRDCIDLNLDANDDFVENRNGDSSLGGSTLVTHGTQKRGCDFDLNLEVNEEFKDTECDCEEKFKVNPKFEMIEGSLEKERSGDGEEKITEDGNSNGMCKEVYIDINEDVPMRNVDDPIDCAAGERLDDKNCCSSGDLKADNSVGIFDTGCIKDSGLVEVLVKDSLSEARTPMIHGNLGDSGSPCIKKSSRRKRRKLLDNLKSTTTETVLRRSARRGSALTHVSVSDPLSSSAVGAITEEKPVISGCEETEKPSVLPQSLELPPSSQHLNLDGIPVLDLFSIYACLRSFSTLLFLSPFKLEDFVAALTCKTPSLLFDHVHVSILQTLRKHLEWLANEGDESASNCLRSLNWDFLDLITWPIFMVEYFLIHGSGLKPGFDLSCFKLYKIDYYTQPASVKVEILRCLCDDLIEVEAVRSEINRRSLAAEPDMVNDRNLNYEVGKKRKAPVEVAGTSNLNDEVDDDTNDWNSDECCLCKMDGNLICCDGCPAAYHSKCVGVSNDLLPEGDWYCPECLIDRHRHWMNLQKSLRGAEILGIDPCGRLYFKSCGYLLVSDSFDRESTFNYYDRNDLNKVIEVLRSSGFFYGGILVAICKHWDIPVSFEGADGNIGYSMPLDPLAFSETCAAKNETDEDKKLQENSVTVTTMPNITSEVPAETMQVERSVMPCDLDRPDFVKKPQPEDSSSPSTSLHVRRGINKHNMDLGNALSSITARKGGTSEVYCRFGYMNYYSFGQIASSVAEELARKSSEKIKEDKIITEEEIISAQMKTILKKSSKFFWPNIENLNTGAQKEKCGWCFSCKAPADDKDCLFIMSMGSIQDASYSDRVGLQLKKSGKGHLNDVSCQILSIHDRLQGLLLGPWLNPLHVELWRKTLIQASSIASIKYLLLMLEANLRHRALSADWLKHVDSVNTVGSASHVVTSLRSRRRLKCSDSESNPSLNAASGLGMFWWRGGRLSRQVFSWKVLPRSLTSKGARQAGCTKILGILYPENSEYAKRSKSIAWRAAVEASTSAEQLALQVRELDSNIKWDDIENSHPLPTLDKESRKSIKLFKKVIVRRKCSEGGVVKYLLDFGKRRAIPDIVKRWGSLVEELSSEKKKYWLDESYLPLHLLKNFEERRIARKSTDVKSGKVLEVARVTKRPREEKGFMYLFSKAERSEYYKCAHCNKDVLKREAVSCQYCKGFYHKRHARKSAGAVVARCKYTCHRCQNGLHPKIDTKRRKVETKGAIVKPQKCKPKGGKVQSQKCTNSQTGRRSMRLKNKKKALAGGRQVRLKNSKTVPAIVPLRRSPRKTKSLPVQNKKLSKCKKGKKGKSNKGTYKEPNTVTWQKKRTQVYHSYWLNGLLLSRKPSDERVTLFWDKKLLVHSECASTILDQPKCHLCCEARYTSSLNYISCEICGVWFHGEAFGLNSENIGKLIGFKCHMCREGNPPVCPHLEDVKTDVPQLAEVQIDGTVDCSEEVPNSVPPLSEITCN; via the exons ATGGAGTTCGTGGGAAGAAGTGTGAAGAAGGAGCTCAAAGGCCACGGTTTTTTCACCGGAACTGTGAAATCGTACGCCGCCACATCTGGGTTGTTCGAGGTCATCTATGAAGATGGAAATACTGAGGAGTTGAGCTTCGATGAGGTCTCTCTGCTCCTTGGTTGCGGTGCTGAGGTTGACCTCGTGGAGGCCGCCGCCAAACCGGGCCGGAAGCCCAAAAAACGGCGGCGTATTGAAAGGAAGCGAGAAATTCGAGGTAATGCTGCTCTTGGAAATGCTTCTGGGTTTGATGGGGATTTGAATGAAAATTGTAATTTGAGTGATGGGTCTGAGGGAAAATTGGAACTTGAACAGAGGTTTGGAGGGAATTTGAGGGAAAATGTGGCGGTTAGtgggaatttgaatgaaaatgTTGATTCTAGTAATGTAGTGGATAAGACCCTAGAACAGGGAACTGGGTTGATTACTAATGGGGATGTGAATCGAGTAGGTAATTTGAAAAATGGGATTGATTTGAATGCTGGgtttaatttgaatttgaatgatgGATGTGACTTGAATGTTGATTCAAATGTTGGCATGGAGGGGGTTGTGGAGAAAAGAGattgtattgatttgaatttggatGCAAATGACGACTTTGTTGAGAATCGGAATGGGGATAGTAGTTTGGGAGGTTCAACTTTGGTTACCCATGGAACCCAGAAGAGGGGCTGCGATTTTGATCTCAATTTAGAAGTTAATGAGGAGTTTAAGGATACAGAATGTGACTGTGAAGAAAAATTCAAGGTTAATCCCAAGTTTGAGATGATTGAAGGAAGTCTAGAAAAAGAGAGGAGTGGAGATGGTGAAGAAAAGATTACCGAAGATGGTAATTCTAATGGGATGTGTAAGGAAGTGTATATTGATATTAATGAAGATGTTCCCATGAGGAACGTTGATGACCCTATTGACTGTGCAGCTGGTGAACGACTTGATGATAAAAATTGTTGTTCCAGTGGAGATTTGAAAGCTGATAATTCGGTTGGGATTTTTGACACTGGCTGCATTAAAGATAGTGGATTGGTGGAAGTTCTGGTAAAAGATAGTCTCTCTGAGGCTCGCACTCCAATGATTCATGGAAACCTAGGCGATTCAGGAAGTCCATGCATTAAAAAAAGTAGCCGTAGAAAGAGGAGAAAACTACTGGATAATTTGAAATCTACGACTACAGAGACAGTTTTGAGGAGAAGTGCTCGTAGAGGTTCTGCTCTAACTCATGTTTCTGTCAGTGATCCATTGTCCTCTTCTGCAGTGGGTGCAATAACAGAGGAAAAACCAGTGATTTCTGGTTGTGAAGAGACTGAAAAGCCTAGTGTTCTTCCTCAGTCTCTGGAATTACCTCCTTCATCACAACATTTAAATCTAGATGGAATTCCCGTACTTGACCTTTTTTCTATTTATGCTTGTTTAAGATCATTTAGCACTCTATTATTTCTGAGTCCCTTCAAGTTGGAGGATTTTGTGGCCGCACTAACGTGCAAGACTCCTAGCTTGTTATTCGATCATGTTCATGTTTCTATTTTACAAACACTGAGAAAACACTTGGAGTGGCTCGCAAATGAAGGTGACGAATCTGCTTCTAATTGTCTGAG GAGTCTCAATTGGGATTTTCTTGACTTGATTACGTGGCCAATTTTTATGGTGGAGTATTTCTTGATCCATGGTTCGGGACTAAAACCGGGTTTTGATCTCAGTTGCTTCAAGCTATACAAAATTGACTACTACACACAACCTGCTTCTGTAAAAGTTGAAATACTGCGGTGTCTTTGTGATGATTTGATAGAAGTGGAAGCCGTAAGGTCAGAGATTAATAGAAGGTCTTTGGCAGCTGAGCCTGACATGGTGAATGACCGGAATTTGAACTATGAGGTTGGCAAGAAAAGGAAGGCTCCAGTGGAGGTCGCTGGTACCTCGAATTTGAATGATGAGGTTGATGATGACACCAACGACTGGAATAGTGATGAATGCTGCCTCTGTAAGATGGATGGAAATTTAATATGCTGTGATGGTTGTCCTGCTGCATATCATTCAAAATGTGTTGGAGTTTCTAATGATCTTTTGCCGGAGGGTGACTGGTACTGCCCTGAGTGTTTGATTGACCGGCATAGACATTGGATGAATTTGCAGAAGTCACTCCGAGGTGCAGAGATATTAGGGATTGATCCTTGTGGCCGGCTATATTTTAAAAGTTGTGGGTACCTGTTGGT ATCAGATTCTTTTGATCGTGAGTCCACATTCAACTATTATGACAGAAATGATCTGAATAAAGTTATTGAAGTGCTAAGGTCTTCAGGTTTTTTCTATGGTGGGATATTAGTGGCAATCTGCAAGCACTGGGACATTCCTGTTAGTTTTGAAGGAGCAGATGGCAACATTGGTTACTCGATGCCCCTGGACCCTTTGGCATTTTCAGAAACATGTGCTGCTAAGAATGAGACTGATGAAGATAAAAAACTGCAAGAAAATTCAGTGACTGTGACAACAATGCCAAATATAACTTCTGAAGTGCCAGCTGAAACCATGCAAGTGGAAAGGTCAGTCATGCCGTGCGATTTAGATAGACCTGACTTTGTGAAAAAACCTCAGCCTGAAGACTCTTCTTCACCATCTACTAGCTTACATGTTAGAAGGGGAATCAATAAACATAATATGGATCTTGGCAATGCTTTGTCTTCAATAACCGCTAGAAAAGGGGGCACTTCAGAAGTGTATTGTAGATTTGGTTATATGAACTATTACAGTTTTGGCCAAATTGCTTCATCTGTTGCCGAGGAGTTGGCGCGTAAGTCATCAgaaaaaattaaagaagataAAATAATAACAGAAGAGGAAATAATATCAGCACAGATGAAGACCATTTTAAAAAAATCGTCCAAATTTTTCTGGCCAAATATTGAGAACCTAAATACAGGTGCACAGAAGGAGAAATGTGGTTGGTGCTTTTCTTGCAAAGCTCCTGCTGATGACAAGGATTGCTTGTTTATCATGAGTATGGGGTCTATTCAGGATGCTTCTTATAGTGATAGAGTTGGCCTTCAATTGAAAAAGAGTGGGAAAGGTCATCTTAATGATGTCAGCTGTCAAATCCTATCTATTCATGATCGTCTGCAGGGACTTCTGTTGGGCCCATGGTTGAATCCACTTCACGTAGAACTGTGGCGTAAAACCCTTATTCAGGCATCTAGCATTGCCTCCATTAAATATTTACTTCTTATG TTGGAGGCAAATCTGCGTCATCGTGCACTTTCAGCAGACTGGTTGAAACATGTAGATTCTGTTAATACCGTGGGCTCAGCTTCTCATGTTGTGACTTCATTACGTAGCAGAAGAAGGCTCAAGTGTTCAGATAGTGAGTCCAACCCCTCTTTAAATGCTGCCAGTGGATTGGGAATGTTTTGGTGGAGGGGTGGTAGGCTTTCTCGTCAGGTTTTCAGTTGGAAGGTTTTGCCTCGTTCCTTGACTTCCAAGGGTGCCAGACAAG CTGGGTGTACAAAGATACTGGGTATTTTATATCCTGAGAATTCAGAATATGCTAAGAGAAGCAAATCTATTGCCTGGCGAGCTGCTGTTGAGGCCTCAACTAGTGCAGAACAGCTTGCTTTACAG GTTAGAGAGCTTGATTCAAACATTAAATGGGATGATATTGAGAATTCACACCCTCTGCCGACGTTGGACAAAGAGTCGAGAAAATCAATCAAGTTGTTCAAGAAAGTTATTGTCCGCAGGAAGTGCTCTGAAGGGGGGGTGGTTAAGTATCTTCTTGATTTTGGTAAGAGAAGAGCTATCCCTGACATTGTGAAGAGATGGGGTTCTCTGGTTGAAGAACTGTCCAGTGAGAAGAAAAAGTATTGGCTGGATGAATCATATCTTCCCTTGCATCTTTTGAAAAATTTTGAAGAGAGAAGGATTGCCCGAAAGTCTACTGATGTGAAATCTGGGAAAGTTCTTGAGGTTGCCAGAGTAACAAAGAGGCCCCGGGAAGAAAAGggatttatgtatttgttttcgAAAGCTGAAAGATCTGAGTATTATAAATGTGCACACTGCAACAAAGATGTCCTGAAAAG GGAAGCTGTGAGCTGCCAGTATTGCAAAG GATTTTACCACAAAAGGCATGCCAGAAAGTCTGCTGGGGCAGTGGTTGCTCGGTGTAAATATACATGCCACCGATGCCAGAATGGATTGCATCCTAAGATTGACACAAAAAGAAGGAAAGTTGAAACAAAAGGAGCGATAGTAAAGCCACAGAAATGTAAACCGAAAGGAGGGAAAGTACAGTCACAAAAATGTACAAATTCTCAAACAGGTCGCAGATCAATGcgtttgaaaaacaaaaaaaaagctttGGCTGGAGGACGACAAGTAAGATTGAAAAATAGCAAAACAGTTCCAGCAATTGTACCTCTACGTCGTTCTCCTAGAAAAACTAAAAGCTTACCAgtgcaaaataaaaaacttagcaaatgcaagaaagggaaaaaaggCAAATCCAATAAGGGCACTTATAAGGAACCAAATACAGTTACTTGGCAGAAGAAGAGAACGCAAGTCTATCACAGTTACTGGCTTAATGGTCTGCTATTGTCTAGAAAGCCAAGTGATGAACGTGTTACGCTTTTTTGGGATAAGAAACTCCTTGTGCATTCAGAATGTGCGTCGACCATTCTTGATCAACCCAAATGCCACCTTTGTTGTGAAGCAAGATATACATCTTCTTTAAATTATATTTCTTGTGAAATCTGTGGAG TGTGGTTTCACGGTGAGGCTTTTGGACTGAATTCAGAGAACATTGGTAAGCTTATTGGATTTAAGTGCCACATGTGTCGTGAAGGGAACCCTCCTGTCTGCCCCCATTTGGAAGATGTGAAAACTGATGTCCCCCAATTGGCTGAAGTTCAAATTGATGGTACCGTTGATTGTTCTGAGGAAGTACCCAACTCTGTCCCACCTTTAAGTGAG ATCACATGCAATTGA